From one Bdellovibrionota bacterium genomic stretch:
- a CDS encoding glycosyltransferase family 4 protein, with the protein MRIAYLTDALFPLQMGGMAKYARFHMETLRERDALIDVFASAPASGHPEIAGVQWISWPGSAAFPGHYVRENRRFSEEIGARLADGTYDVIFAHGLTAMSLKEPKCPLIVHPHGLESFQLGSGILSRLQLLPLRRAFTQLLLRADGIVSFGEFFDRILVQEIGVRAEVLLRLGNAVSPAFLSPVSGSSDRGIPRSTFRFLFVGRDEPRKGLDLFLRAAIKIPTAEFCVVGHHPVQEKSSLRNVRFLGEIREERALRSVYSQVDALVLPSRAEGFPTVVLEGMASALTIVAARVGVIPDLAQQAQVFTFEKDDLTGLIESLEKVSQMSAGDRQAIGEKNRSLVLAKYCWDRVADDTLNGIQELVKRARP; encoded by the coding sequence GTGCGCATCGCCTACCTGACAGACGCCCTGTTCCCTCTCCAGATGGGGGGGATGGCGAAGTATGCGCGGTTCCATATGGAAACTCTCCGGGAGCGCGATGCACTTATAGACGTATTCGCGTCGGCGCCCGCCTCGGGACACCCGGAGATCGCGGGCGTTCAATGGATTTCTTGGCCCGGCAGTGCCGCCTTCCCCGGACATTACGTCAGAGAAAATAGAAGGTTTTCGGAAGAAATTGGAGCACGTCTTGCGGATGGAACCTATGACGTGATCTTCGCCCATGGTCTGACGGCCATGTCCCTGAAAGAGCCAAAGTGTCCTTTGATCGTCCATCCACATGGCCTGGAGAGCTTTCAACTTGGATCCGGAATCCTTTCCCGTTTACAGCTCCTTCCCCTGCGCAGAGCGTTCACGCAACTGCTTTTGCGTGCCGACGGGATTGTAAGTTTTGGTGAGTTTTTCGATCGCATCCTTGTTCAGGAGATCGGGGTTCGGGCCGAAGTCCTTCTTCGACTCGGGAATGCCGTATCTCCCGCTTTCTTGTCGCCCGTATCAGGATCTTCCGACCGGGGCATTCCACGTTCGACGTTTCGGTTTCTTTTTGTGGGGCGCGACGAACCGAGAAAAGGGCTCGATCTGTTTCTACGCGCGGCGATCAAGATTCCGACGGCCGAGTTTTGTGTGGTGGGTCATCATCCCGTTCAAGAAAAGTCGAGCCTCAGGAACGTTCGTTTCCTCGGCGAAATTCGCGAAGAAAGGGCCCTTCGGAGCGTCTACTCACAGGTCGACGCCCTCGTTCTCCCAAGCCGGGCCGAAGGATTTCCCACGGTGGTTTTGGAGGGCATGGCATCTGCGCTCACCATCGTGGCCGCTCGCGTGGGAGTCATTCCCGATCTTGCACAGCAGGCGCAGGTCTTCACGTTCGAAAAAGATGATTTAACCGGATTAATCGAGTCCTTGGAAAAAGTGTCTCAAATGTCTGCGGGCGATCGTCAGGCCATCGGAGAAAAGAACCGGAGTCTGGTTCTAGCGAAGTATTGCTGGGATCGGGTTGCCGACGACACGTTGAACGGGATCCAAGAGTTGGTCAAACGGGCACGTCCTTGA